The Betta splendens chromosome 7, fBetSpl5.4, whole genome shotgun sequence genome includes a window with the following:
- the atp6ap1b gene encoding V-type proton ATPase subunit S1b: protein MAERSWRSVRVVAFICVFASYVASGGSSAQVPLLMWSSDGLPPLASAAAGHIASDDQLSSYLTSTFSAGSGSHTVLLFLQDKLSKEDFTVFGGVFGNKHDSAFQNLEAALRSSFSSVTLPALEWSGSSAILTLLQEKLQVSSLLVDADTLSDLSINTSVSNLLLISLPYCTSLHKSCKEVLHDNDEVVGKVLNIMTTKNVPYTAIYTGLKPSQRISTKPMFEQPMGRSLLQTVAPTVNPPIIFSVSGKPCIMLSAQNLNVSFTSPPQWTDLGLETPTLRESWCNSRTAGLVLDYASGPKLSFVMSRQFYSGSARYWFTLDSVQLTKNGQTVSFNGSRFITAPAEYSYHCQTVNSFDNPLLFPNTTKDASSQWMINLVQFQIQGFGLNNGTVFSYASDCAAFFTPGIWMGLLTTLIMLLILVYGLHMITQLTAMDRFDDPKGPTISVPQTE from the exons TTTGCCACCATTGGCCTCAGCGGCAGCAGGTCACATTGCGTCTGATGACCAGTTGTCTTCCtacctcacctccaccttcagcgCAGGCTCTGGCTCTCACACTGTGCTGCTCTTTCTTCAGGACAAG tTAAGCAAAGAGGACTTTACAGTCTTTGGTGGCGTGTTTGGAAACAAGCATGACAGTGCCTTTCAAAACCTAGAG GCTGCACTCCGATCCTCATTCTCATCAGTAACCCTTCCAGCCTTGGAGTGGTCAGGCTCCTCTGCCATTCtgacgctgctgcaggagaaactCCAAGTGTCATCTCTGCTTGTAGACGCAGACACTTTGTCAGATCTGAGCATCAACACATCTGTCAGCAACCTACTGCTTATCAGTCTTCCTTATTGTACCAG CTTGCACAAGTCTTGCAAAGAAGTCCTCCATGACAATG ATGAAGTTGTTGGAAAGGTTCTAAATATTATGACAACAAAAAATGTTCCATATACTGCAATATACACTGGACTCAAGCCTTCACAA AGGATCTCAACAAAGCCTATGTTTGAGCAGCCCATGGGTCGGTCCTTGCTTCAGACTGTTGCTCCCACTGTGAACCCTCCCATCATATTCAGCGTATCAGGCAAGCCATGCATTATGCTTTCGGCTCAGAATTTAAATGTGAGTTTTACAAGCCCTCCACAGTGGACTGACCTCGGTTTAGAAACACCAACACTTAGAGAATCCTGGTGCAACAGCAGGACTGCTGG CCTTGTCCTCGATTATGCCTCAGGGCCTAAACTAAG CTTTGTGATGAGTCGTCAGTTTTATTCTGGGTCTGCACGATACTGGTTCACTCTGGATTCTGTGCAACTGACGAAAAATGGTCAAACTGTGTCATTCAATGGGAGCCGCTTCATAACGGCTCCTGCAGAGTATTCCTACCATTGCCAGACCGTCAACAGCTTCGACAACCCTCTTCTTTTTCCAAACACCACCAAAGATGCCTCGTCTCAGTGGATGATTAATCTTGTCCAGTTCCAG ATTCAGGGCTTTGGTTTAAACAATGGAACAGTTTTCTCGTATGCTAGTGACTGTGCGGCCTTCTTCACTCCGGGGATTTGGATGGGGCTATTGACCACACTGATCATGCTGTTAATTCTTGTCTATGGGCTGCACATGATCACTCAACTAACCGCCATGGATCGATTTGACGACCCCAAAGGTCCAACAATATCCGTACCTCAGACAGAGTGA